In Candidatus Dormiibacterota bacterium, a single window of DNA contains:
- a CDS encoding LLM class flavin-dependent oxidoreductase: MGPVTFGISPECLCHDVRDNVRRVRDLEQAGFDYIWEGDHTLPWQHSSGHSAGIFTTLAAFLANTERATVGGMVIPALGIRHHPIDVAIEVATQALLYPGRVALCVGTGEAMNEKTTTGVWPALRERIERTVEGIELIKKAWSSQDYFEHKGKHYKSFFYLYTKPVEPIPLLCASQGPIMARNAGRYTEGYVAVGVPPSHHRDVLIPAFEAGAREAGKDPNTMMKCAWVSSSYHPSAAKALEGARVYGGLLIPEAYSYIQDPRVIEQRALLVKDEALQQAFCVASSGEQIIERFEAFIEAGCNHILWADMSPDPSLVAKVCADEVLPHLKKRYGGKVPQPA; this comes from the coding sequence TTGGGTCCGGTTACATTCGGCATTTCCCCGGAATGTCTGTGCCACGATGTCCGGGATAACGTCAGGCGAGTTCGGGACCTCGAGCAGGCCGGGTTCGACTACATCTGGGAGGGGGACCACACCCTCCCCTGGCAGCACTCCTCGGGGCATAGCGCGGGGATCTTCACGACGTTGGCGGCGTTCTTAGCGAACACCGAGCGCGCGACGGTCGGCGGCATGGTGATCCCGGCGCTCGGGATCCGCCACCACCCGATTGATGTCGCGATCGAAGTCGCAACGCAGGCGCTGCTTTACCCGGGGCGGGTGGCGCTCTGCGTCGGGACCGGAGAGGCGATGAACGAGAAGACCACCACCGGAGTCTGGCCAGCACTCCGCGAGCGCATCGAGCGGACCGTGGAGGGGATCGAGCTCATCAAGAAGGCCTGGAGCTCCCAGGACTACTTCGAGCACAAGGGCAAACACTACAAGAGCTTCTTCTACCTCTACACCAAGCCGGTTGAACCGATCCCGCTGCTCTGCGCCTCGCAGGGGCCGATCATGGCGCGCAACGCCGGACGCTACACCGAAGGCTACGTCGCCGTCGGCGTGCCACCGTCGCATCACCGCGACGTGTTGATCCCCGCCTTCGAAGCGGGTGCTCGCGAGGCGGGCAAGGATCCGAACACCATGATGAAATGCGCCTGGGTCTCGAGCTCCTACCATCCCAGCGCGGCAAAGGCGCTCGAGGGCGCGCGTGTTTACGGCGGGTTGCTGATCCCGGAGGCCTACAGCTATATCCAGGATCCGCGGGTGATCGAGCAACGGGCGCTCCTGGTCAAGGACGAGGCGCTGCAGCAGGCGTTTTGCGTCGCGTCCAGCGGGGAGCAGATCATCGAACGCTTCGAAGCCTTCATCGAAGCCGGCTGCAACCACATCCTCTGGGCGGACATGAGTCCCGACCCCAGCCTGGTCGCCAAAGTTTGCGCCGATGAAGTCCTGCCTCATCTGAAGAAGCGCTACGGCGGCAAAGTCCCCCAACCGGCATGA
- the ortA gene encoding 2-amino-4-oxopentanoate thiolase subunit OrtA: protein MKPTGSDRRAVPAGTWVELERVILKPGERAPGIPADTASVPFSARVRGFLVAAAHMGATTEVRTQAERVVTGRLRAVLPRNPADFGDPSPELLQVGKAMKRRLMEPERS, encoded by the coding sequence ATGAAACCGACGGGGAGCGACCGACGGGCGGTCCCGGCCGGGACGTGGGTTGAGCTCGAACGCGTGATCCTGAAGCCCGGCGAGCGCGCACCGGGGATCCCGGCCGACACCGCGTCCGTGCCGTTCTCCGCTCGAGTGCGCGGGTTCCTGGTGGCGGCGGCGCACATGGGGGCGACCACGGAGGTGCGCACGCAGGCGGAACGGGTGGTTACCGGAAGGCTTCGGGCCGTCCTGCCACGCAACCCGGCCGACTTCGGCGACCCGTCGCCTGAACTCCTCCAGGTGGGCAAAGCGATGAAGCGACGCCTCATGGAGCCGGAGCGGTCCTGA
- a CDS encoding MarR family transcriptional regulator: MERDWIDQVVERWSELQPGLPVDAYHVTGRISRIAARIAQREDEVFGRYGLTRGDVGVLSALRTSPPPHTLSPTQLFRGLMMSSAGMTKRLDRLEQQGLVKRNPDKDDRRGVTIHLTERGRRLLARAVAENTKSEATLLAGLSGKERRVLADLLRAVLSKAEPAAGG, translated from the coding sequence GTGGAACGTGATTGGATCGACCAGGTCGTGGAGCGGTGGTCAGAGCTGCAGCCCGGGCTGCCGGTCGACGCGTACCACGTCACTGGCCGGATCTCCCGAATCGCGGCACGGATCGCTCAGCGTGAGGACGAGGTCTTCGGGCGATACGGGCTGACCCGCGGCGATGTCGGTGTGCTCAGCGCTCTCCGCACGTCGCCACCTCCGCACACGCTGTCACCCACCCAGCTGTTTCGTGGATTGATGATGTCCTCGGCCGGCATGACCAAGCGGCTCGATCGCCTGGAGCAACAAGGCCTGGTCAAGCGCAACCCGGATAAAGACGATCGCCGAGGCGTCACGATTCACCTGACGGAGCGTGGCCGCCGGCTACTGGCGCGGGCCGTCGCCGAAAACACAAAGAGCGAAGCGACGCTCCTTGCCGGCCTCAGCGGGAAGGAACGGCGGGTGCTGGCCGACTTGCTCCGAGCGGTGCTGAGCAAAGCAGAACCGGCAGCCGGCGGCTAG
- a CDS encoding PLP-dependent lyase/thiolase — MSVESRGYAQVMARRGAIMQRALGLDYAQFEREGGVAFDYEGLVGSPGYDLEAVRRIQAAFKVGDTPLWELPRLTRLVRQTAPRGQGARILIKDEAGNAAGSFKARRASLAVAHAADLRYKGVVAATSGNYGAAVASQAAMRGLKAIILQEVFDS; from the coding sequence ATGTCGGTCGAGAGTCGAGGCTATGCGCAGGTCATGGCGCGTCGGGGCGCGATCATGCAGCGGGCGCTCGGCCTTGACTACGCCCAATTCGAGCGAGAGGGCGGCGTCGCCTTCGATTACGAGGGATTGGTGGGCAGCCCCGGCTACGATCTGGAGGCAGTGCGCCGGATCCAGGCCGCCTTCAAGGTGGGGGATACGCCGCTGTGGGAACTTCCTCGTCTCACCAGGCTCGTACGGCAAACCGCGCCGCGCGGCCAGGGCGCGCGCATCCTTATAAAGGATGAGGCCGGCAACGCGGCCGGCAGCTTCAAAGCCCGCCGCGCGTCACTGGCGGTCGCGCACGCCGCTGATCTTCGTTACAAGGGGGTCGTCGCCGCCACGTCCGGGAATTATGGCGCGGCCGTTGCCTCGCAGGCGGCGATGCGCGGCCTCAAGGCCATCATCCTTCAGGAGGTCTTCGATTCG